From a single Aspergillus puulaauensis MK2 DNA, chromosome 2, nearly complete sequence genomic region:
- a CDS encoding putative G-patch domain protein (COG:S;~EggNog:ENOG410PNC7;~InterPro:IPR000467,IPR039249,IPR025239;~PFAM:PF13821,PF01585;~go_function: GO:0003676 - nucleic acid binding [Evidence IEA]), producing MAAEEDEDDYMSMVIEEPLQKETFTQKKRRLQREAEARAKVPSKAERAAQEAAKRDEALSTSTLNPSNKGFQMMAKLGFKPGQTLGKPSDDADPSRDKDDGDSNARSRAEPLNLIFKEDRGGIGLDGERKRKFREEAEEAAKKVKAEEGDYRDRVRLERETKRTEAQFHAAQKVAERLDAAENGETSLFTTNDVENKDEEDEEDENGKESDTEGVKAQSKTKVKPTSQINVLYRGLVREREGKERAIQTRHMLQTSLPSSFFPNPRLPGYDDPVLDQEDQEALGGGRDLSTVLEQEVEEEDPELDEFNALDPAERLKKIVQYLREKHNYCFWCKYAYDTAEMEGCPGVTEEDHD from the exons AtggcggcggaagaagacgaggatgactaCATGTCCATGGTCATCGAGGAACCACTACAGAAAGAGACATTTACGCAAAAGAAGCGCCGGCTTCAGCGAGAG GCCGAAGCCCGCGCAAAAGTCCCCTCCAAAGCCGAACGCGCCGCACAGGAAGCCGCTAAACGGGATGAAGCCCTATCAACCAGCACACTAAACCCCTCGAATAAGGGCTTCCAGATGATGGCGAAGCTTGGGTTCAAGCCGGGCCAGACATTGGGTAAACCTTCGGATGATGCTGATCCGTCGCGCGATAAAGATGACGGTGATTCCAATGCGCGGTCACGCGCAGAGCCACTGAACTTGATTTTCAAGGAAGACCGCGGCGGGATAGGGCTGGATGGTGAGAGGAAGCGCAAGTTCcgggaggaggctgaggaggctgcaAAGAAGGTCAAGGCTGAGGAAGGCGATTATCGAGACCGCGTACGTCTAGAGCGTGAAACGAAACGGACTGAGGCGCAATTCCACGCAGCGCAAAAGGTCGCGGAGCGACTGGATGCGGCTGAGAATGGAGAAACAAGCTTATTTACTACGAATGATGTCGAGAAtaaggatgaggaggatgaggaggatgagaacgGCAAAGAGTCGGATACTGAAGGGGTAAAAGCCCAGTCCAAGACCAAGGTTAAGCCGACATCCCAAATCAATGTGCTATATCGGGGCCTTGTACGTGAGCGAGAGGGAAAGGAACGCGCCATTCAGACCCGACATATGTTGCAGACGTCTTTGCCATCGTCCTTTTTCCCGAATCCGCGTTTACCGGGATATGACGATCCTGTACTCGACCAAGAGGATCAGGAGGCCCTTGGTGGTGGGCGCGACCTGTCTACTGTTCTCGAACaagaggttgaggaagaagacccgGAACTCGATGAGTTCAATGCGCTCGACCCGGCTGAGCGGTTGAAGAAAATAGTGCAATACCTCCGCGAAAAGCATAATTACTGCTTTTGGTGCAAGTATGCCTACGACACAGCTGAGATGGAAGGATGCCCAGGTGTGACTGAGGAAGATCACGATTAA
- the sip5 gene encoding Sip5p (BUSCO:EOG09263RF8;~COG:S;~EggNog:ENOG410PKFJ;~InterPro:IPR039301), giving the protein MGNSQTKETRPSHSQSTRRSHQWGSSSHGRSPYSDRHHSEGSRSHRSSRPDLSILGIGGSSDRDRDPATVLEHRRESKQEREARRLEKERAARLKERERSMREEHVDGGYLVTQGVYTGSEDFNKAIVRQLMIERRLAPFWRGLNDFSDSWTEHQLMAVARGLPIPPPDEIPPELEYKNPPKASEEGKEASDPRSIQHLTVPITSRSASYGSDASHSSTPNHSLPSPASPIASGTSSSPLFRSRAKTLASLTTSRHNSQTESAPREMKLPRDPFVNGQPVEAYLYKDASECPICFLYYPPYLNRTRCCDQPICSECFVQIKRPDPHPPEHADSDSNAATPANEAERQENQDVQLVSEPAACPFCVQPEFGVTYLPPSFRRGLTYASDPSGRPNIATPVSSTSSLSSATAPATSRRRATSLSATDPAVITTDKVRPDWAQKLANARAHAARRSAAATALHTAAYLMNSNGSGNESRGFTLGRRGMMRRNGGQDPPGTPNRSASPALQAFAFLTDRRGAPPETDSAEEGAGNLAPPRNSSRRTRMDDLEEMMMMEAIRLSLASEDERRKREEKEVRKEAKKRGKEAKKAEKVARKAGLYSNNASSSALDAATDPRLRKATSSSSSITGEEAIEATSTPGKGKAVERVSPPPSNADLAEPASSSDIPTGLEGQQQPQSSSSLGPPVPREPTKQSHLRHVSSASSSFSSLVESTPEEPGASTLHGEGASSSAEPLFNFRSLAAVIGDEEKADESAEHVEDTTSRTTLEGSASHTPGALAPTSESLALNSSAAVEKGSTLEENQECMVPKEVEARSVEIIDNRDAETTTTS; this is encoded by the exons ATGGGTAATTCGCAGACGAAAGAGACCCGGCCGTCTCATTCGCAGTCAACCCGCCGAAGCCACCAGTGGGGTTCTAGCAGCCATGGAAGATCCCCGTACAGCGACCGGCACCACTCGGAGGGTTCTAGGTCGCATCGAAGTAGCAGGCCGGACCTGTCAATTCTCGGTATAGGTGGAAGCTCAGATCGTGATCGCGATCCGGCAACGGTACTTGAACATCGACGAGAAAGCAAACAGGAGCGAGAAGCTCGTCGTTTAGAGAAAGAGCGTGCCGCTCGCCTCAAGGAACGGGAACGGAGTATGAGGGAGGAGCATGTCGATGGAGGCTACTTGGTTACGCAAGGCGTTTATACTGGGTCTGAAGATTTCAACAAGGCCATCGTCCGCCAATTGATG ATTGAACGGCGACTTGCGCCATTTTGGAGGGGCCTGAATGATTTTTCAGATTCATGGACCGAGCATCAACTCATGGCTGTAGCGCGTGGGTTGCCAATACCCCCACCAGATGAAATCCCCCCCGAACTGGAATATAAGAATCCCCCAAAGGCGTCTGAGGAGGGAAAAGAAGCATCAGATCCGAGATCTATCCAGCACCTAACGGTTCCAATAACGTCCCGATCTGCATCCTATGGATCCGATGCTTCTCATTCGTCTACACCGAACCATTCTTTAccttctcctgcttcgcCCATTGCATCCGGCACCTCTAGCTCGCCTTTATTTCGGTCTCGAGCGAAAACGCTAGCTTCGTTGACGACTTCCAGACATAACTCCCAAACCGAGTCAGCCCCGCGAGAAATGAAACTGCCTCGGGATCCATTCGTCAATGGCCAACCTGTTGAGGCGTACCTGTACAAGGATGCCTCCGAATGCCCAATTTGTTTTCTTTACTATCCTCCTTATCTTAATCGCACTAGATGTTGCGACCAACCCATTTGCTCTGAATGCTTCGTTCAGATCAAACGCCCGGACCCTCACCCACCGGAGCATGCAGACTCGGACTCGAACGCTGCGACCCCAGCCAACGAGGCTGAACGACAGGAAAACCAAGATGTCCAACTCGTCTCTGAACCTGCGGCCTGCCCATTCTGTGTGCAACCTGAATTTGGCGTTACATATTTGCCCCCTTCATTCCGTAGAGGGTTGACATATGCATCGGATCCAAGTGGCCGTCCGAATATAGCAACACCCGTGTCTTCAACGTCATCGCTATCTTCGGCAACTGCCCCTGCTACTAGCCGTCGGCGCGCAACATCATTGTCTGCGACTGATCCGGCCGTAATCACTACAGATAAGGTGCGGCCTGATTGGGCTCAGAAATTGGCGAATGCTCGTGCACATGCGGCGCGAAGgtcagcagcagcaactgcTCTACACACAGCGGCATATTTGATGAACTCAAATGGATCCGGAAACGAGTCACGAGGCTTTACTCTCGGCAGGAGAGGAATGATGCGGCGTAATGGTGGACAGGACCCCCCAGGCACACCTAACCGGAGTGCATCACCAGCATTACAAGCATTTGCATTCTTGACAGACAGGCGCGGTGCCCCACCGGAAACAGACTcggctgaagaaggagcGGGAAACCTAGCTCCACCACGAAACAGTTCGAGGAGGACCCGTATGGAtgatttggaggagatgatgatgatggaggcTATTCGTTTAAGTCTGGCGAGTGAGGACGAACGGCgcaagagagaagaaaaggaagtGCGAAAGGAAGCAAAGAAACGAGGAAAGGAGGCCAAAAAAGCGGAAAAAGTGGCCCGTAAAGCGGGCCTATATAGCAACAACGCGAGTAGCTCGGCCCTAGACGCAGCGACAGATCCCAGACTGAGAAAGGCTACAAGCAGTTCGTCTTCCATCACCGGCGAAGAGGCGATAGAGGCGACTAGCACTCCTGGCAAAGGAAAGGCAGTGGAGCGAGTTTCGCCGCCACCCAGCAACGCTGATTTAGCGGAGCCTGCCAGTTCTAGTGACATACCGACCGGCCTAGaagggcagcagcagcctcagtcgtcatcttcgctcGGCCCGCCGGTGCCTCGGGAGCCTACCAAACAATCACACTTGAGACATGTCTCCAGCGCTTCCTCGTCATTTTCGTCTCTGGTCGAGTCTACGCCTGAGGAACCAGGAGCTTCAACCCTCCACGGGGAGGGAGCCAGCTCTTCGGCAGAGCCATTGTTCAACTTCCGCAGCCTAGCTGCTGTTATTGGCGACGAGGAAAAAGCGGATGAATCGGCCGAGCACGTTGAAGACACCACGTCTCGTACAACATTGGAAGGGTCAGCATCACATACCCCGGGTGCTTTAGCCCCGACTAGTGAGTCTCTGGCGTTGAATTCTAGTGCAGCCGTGGAGAAGGGTTCGACACTTGAAGAGAATCAGGAATGCATGGTCCCCAAAGAGGTCGAAGCACGATCAGTGGAGATCATTGACAACAGAGATGCagaaaccaccaccacatcaTGA
- a CDS encoding uncharacterized protein (COG:S;~EggNog:ENOG410PTFA), whose protein sequence is MAVLDKDRPRGLRVPSLSSFRSKHKSPTEPAPTIQLPSASHLSLQTDSFSVTSSKPTEKTLPPHPQFSPQQPSSPVVVNPYPSPPQIYSNQPANGPVQNSNPSQATGNDAPLPPLPANRPMPRPFPQTTSPPARRPIPGSATAPAPSLAPAPEPTQPPVYAPVPVPPVNPTVVQQRTPPSSDEEPEQRHSNGTNDSLEGFIPDPEPEPELDGTNGTPYEAGSSEEDDRPFTPPEVEPVSVPLNKLHYSCYQEHRAMPVANNVWYALPCMTCQKFDREIRHRCVFCCLRVCADCFQALKNCPRRSLAQLMETISTNGDAEN, encoded by the coding sequence ATGGCCGTTTTGGACAAGGATCGTCCTCGCGGCCTGCGAGTgccttctctctcctccttcagaTCTAAACACAAGTCGCCAACAGAGCCAGCTCCCACGATTCAACTGCCTTCGGCGTCGCACTTGTCTCTCCAGACAGACTCCTTTTCGGTGACATCTTCTAAGCCAACAGAAAAGACATTGCCGCCCCATCCGCAGTTTTCCCCGCAACAGCCCTCCTCACCTGTAGTGGTAAATCCATATCCTTCGCCACCGCAGATATACAGCAATCAGCCTGCCAACGGGCCTGTTCAGAACTCAAACCCAAGCCAGGCCACTGGTAACGAtgctcctctccctcctctacCAGCAAACAGACCTATGCCCCGACCTTTCCCTCAGACGACATCACCACCGGCCAGGCGCCCGATTCCTGGGTCtgcgacagcaccagcaccatcgttagcgccagcaccagaaccAACGCAACCACCAGTATATGCACCTGTGCCTGTTCCACCGGTGAACCCAACTGTCGTGCAACAGAGAACGCCACCATCGAGCGACGAGGAACCGGAGCAGAGACATTCCAATGGCACAAACGACTCATTAGAGGGCTTCATCCcggatccagagccagagccagagctagATGGCACCAATGGTACGCCGTATGAGGCTGGGTCcagcgaggaggatgatagACCCTTCACGCCGCCAGAAGTCGAGCCGGTTTCTGTTCCGTTAAACAAACTGCACTATTCCTGCTACCAGGAGCACCGTGCGATGCCCGTCGCCAATAACGTGTGGTATGCGCTGCCCTGCATGACTTGTCAGAAGTTCGACCGCGAGATCCGACATCGATGTGTCTTTTGCTGTCTGCGCGTCTGCGCGGATTGCTTCCAGGCACTGAAGAACTGTCCACGTCGCTCGCTGGCACAGCTGATGGAAACGATTTCAACGAACGGAGATGCAGAAAACTAG
- the NOP14 gene encoding snoRNA-binding rRNA-processing protein NOP14 (BUSCO:EOG092620IA;~COG:J;~EggNog:ENOG410PH17;~InterPro:IPR007276;~PFAM:PF04147;~go_component: GO:0032040 - small-subunit processome [Evidence IEA]), which translates to MPASQLKQLKTSLRDNGVLGPQKSKKQKRQNAKTGANAQNRAQRESALEAIRERFNPFEIRTISRNKFDVTTRDGPTKSAAGNFRPGVTKSLGEEKRRQTLLHEMDRKNKVGGIMDRRFGENDPTMTPEERAAERFARASQKKLHKDSMFNLEEEDDDDEFQLTHKGESLSFGEEAGAQDDFEEDVDADDMSDSEMPRKRKRILDDGEIEDPGPQDEEEVPDRKKSKHEVMQEVIAKSKFHKAQRQMAKEDDDDLREELDKGLPDLFDMLRSVKPPSKPEPPKDDFAAMNPDRAAILQGQSEGDLEKEYDQRLKQLTFDKRSMPTDRTKTEEEKVEEEAQRLKKLEEERLRRMRGEDISEDESDVAEEKSEDEDAEESGDESLPDDAKDFGLQHMNYSTSRPTGVDDEDDFILDDLVETRSDVSASFDEDDDMGDSADESEEEEDQEDELINGITMPGGVPADSTIGPDAQVSDDGLAYTYPCPSNHEEFLQTVKDVSYEDLPTVVQRIRALHHPRLHSGNKAKLSRFAGILVEHVAYMVEQSEHPPFAILENVLRHIHSLAKSHPESISLAFRAQLREMATDRPLSLRPGDLVILTGIATVFPTSDHFHAVSTPAHLCLARYLGQGPVNCLSDLCMGTYAASLALQYQTVSKRYMPELFNYVLNALCILSPEEPPFNLGSFPLRKPTEPLHIKPSKLLNTRKLQFWDIIGEKQTNTQQEELKLSLITTLTSLLNSASDLWSSKSASSEVFEQAQAVLQFVSRSCTNKKKKNSVSTSILDTFQSTLDKISTLLSQSRLARRPLLLHNHKPLAVKTAIPKFEDSFNPDKHYDPNRERAELNRLKAEFKRERKGAMRELRKDANFVAREKLREKKDKDAEYERKYKRLVAEVQNEEGREANAYEREKRMRQGKR; encoded by the exons CGCAGAACCGGGCTCAGCGCGAGAGCGCTCTGGAAGCCATTCGAGAGCGATTCAACCCCTTCGAAATCAGAACAATTTCGCGCAACAAGTTCGACGTGACTACGAGAGATGGCCCGACTAAATCAGCCGCAGGGAACTTTCGGCCCGGAGTTACAAAGTCTCTTGGTGAGGAGAAG AGACGTCAAACTTTGTTACACGAGATGGATCGCAAGAATAAAGTTGGTGGTATCATGGATCGTCGGTTTGGTGAGAACGACCCAACCATGACGCCGGAAGAAAGAGCCGCGGAACGATTTGCCAGAGCAAGCCAGAAGAAACTTCACAAGGACTCGATGTTCAATctagaagaggaggatgatgatgatgaattTCAACTTACGCACAAGGGTGAATCGCTATCGTTTGGGGAAGAGGCCGGCGCCCAAGATGATTTTGaagaggatgtggatgctGATGACATGTCGGATTCTGAAATGCCTCGGAAGCGGAAACGGATCCTTGACGACGGCGAAATTGAGGATCCTGGCCCacaggacgaggaagaagtaccCGATCGCAAGAAGTCTAAACATGAAGTCATGCAAGAAGTCATTGCCAAGTCGAAGTTCCACAAGGCGCAACGGCAAATGGCGaaagaggacgacgatgatctTCGTGAAGAATTAGACAAAGGTCTACCTGATCTCTTCGATATGCTCAGATCAGTGAAACCCCCATCGAAACCCGAACCACCGAAGGATGACTTCGCCGCGATGAATCCAGACCGCGCAGCTATATTGCAAGGTCAATCCGAGGGAGACTTAGAAAAGGAGTATGATCAACGTCTGAAACAACTGACGTTCGACAAACGGTCGATGCCCACAGACCGAACGAAGacggaggaagaaaaggtggaagaagaagcacagcggttgaagaagctcgaaGAAGAACGACTTCGCAGAATGCGCGGTGAAGATATTAGCGAGGATGAATCAGACGTGGCTGAAGAAAAGtcggaggatgaagatgcggaagAGTCCGGGGATGAATCGCTCCCGGATGATGCGAAGGATTTCGGACTGCAGCATATGAATTATTCAACCTCCCGCCCTACCGGggttgacgatgaagacgatttTATTCTTGACGATCTTGTAGAGACGAGATCGGACGTCAGCGCGTCttttgacgaggatgacgatatGGGTGATTCCGCTGATgagtctgaagaagaagaagaccaggaagaCGAGCTTATCAACGGGATTACTATGCCAGGTGGTGTGCCGGCCGATTCAACAATAGGTCCGGATGCTCAGGTCAGCGATGATGGGCTTGCATACACATATCCGTGTCCGAGCAATCACGAAGAATTTCTTCAGACAGTCAAAGATGTCTCTTATGAGGACTTGCCGACCGTTGTCCAGCGAATTAGAGCTTTGCATCATCCACGTCTTCACAGCGGCAATAAAGCCAAGCTTAGCCGCTTCGCTGGAATCCTCGTTGAGCATGTTGCGTACATGGTTGAACAATCCGAGCATCCTCCCTTCGCTATTTTAGAAAATGTTCTCCGTCATATCCATTCTTTGGCAAAGAGCCACCCCGAAAGCATATCCCTAGCTTTCAGAGCTCAGCTACGTGAAATGGCTACAGACCGTCCACTCAGTCTTCGGCCCGGCGACCTTGTTATCTTAACTGGGATTGCCACTGTTTTCCCAACATCGGACCATTTCCATGCTGTCTCTACACCTGCTCATCTCTGTCTTGCGCGGTATCTCGGACAAGGGCCGGTCAACTGCCTCTCTGATCTGTGTATGGGTACCTATGCTGCAAGTCTAGCACTACAATACCAGACTGTCTCGAAGCGCTACATGCCCGAATTATTCAACTACGTCCTCAACGCACTTTGCATTCTCAGTCCCGAGGAGCCCCCCTTTAATCTAGGGTCCTTCCCTCTTCGAAAACCCACAGAGCCTCTTCATATCAAACCCTCAAAGTTACTAAACACCCGAAAGCTTCAGTTCTGGGATATAATCGGAGAAAAGCAAACCAACACACAACAAGAGGAGCTCAAACTCTCTTTAATTACCACCCTAACCTCCCTCCTCAACTCAGCATCCGATCTCTGGTCCAGCAAGTCCGCGTCCAGCGAGGTTTTCGAGCAAGCCCAGGCCGTCCTCCAGTTCGTCTCCCGCTCGTGtaccaacaagaagaagaagaactcAGTCTCCACATCTATCCTCGATACCTTCCAAAGTACCCTTGACAAAATCTCTACGCTACTCTCGCAATCCCGCCTCGCTCGCCGTCCTCTCCTCTTACACAACCACAAACCACTCGCCGTTAAAACAGCCATTCCTAAATTCGAGGACTCGTTCAACCCTGACAAGCACTACGACCCCAATCGCGAGCGTGCAGAACTCAACCGCCTCAAGGCGGAATTCAAGCGCGAGCGCAAGGGTGCAATGCGCGAGCTGCGGAAAGATGCCAACTTTGTTGCCAGGGAGAAGCTGcgtgagaagaaggataaggaTGCCGAGTACGAGCGGAAGTATAAGAGACTTGTTGCGGAGGTGCAGAATGAAGAAGGGAGAGAGGCCAATGCCTatgagagggagaagaggatgcgcCAGGGGAAGCGGTAG
- a CDS encoding putative triacylglycerol lipase (COG:T;~EggNog:ENOG410PM0V;~InterPro:IPR019819,IPR019826,IPR002018,IPR029058;~MEROPS:MER0033235;~PFAM:PF00135;~SECRETED:SignalP(1-17)), whose amino-acid sequence MLGHLAVLTVLFALASARQAIVDLGYAKYRGQALSNGVAQWLGIRYAAPPLGSLRFSAPQDPERVYGIQDASQHGPLCLATDEYPIPAGVSEDCLFLDVYAPARFRGVTPKLLPVYVFIQGGGYNIDGNPYYNAAGLLHASDMNIVVVTFNYRVGPYGFLGGSEISKHGGINSGLKDQIKVLKWVQKHIRKFGGDPDHVVVGGDSAGAASVTLLLSAYGGRDDGLFHATIAESPSFAPMFTIDESQFAYDNLVSRTGCSTAMDTLACLRGLDIATLQRENIATPLPGAQEPPLFFYGPMVDGDLVPDYTYRMFEEAFVPPNLTSIAAADTFLQAQFPALKPQHLSRIHDYYLRNINSSQLYPNATRYWHPVSNAYGELRYKCPGIAMSKIYDKAGVPNWNYHYSVLDPADQASGKGVWHVVELNAIWGPENMWWSETISNPPPESYYTSNAPIIPVMQGYWTSFIRSFNPNTYRYPGSPKWETWSGGGRSGEEGYQRLFIRTGETRMESVPENQRERCEYLISIGVDLTQ is encoded by the exons ATGTTAGGACACCTAGCAGTGTTGACAGTGCTTTTCGCACTAGCATCTGCCAGGCAGGCTATTGTAGACCTTGGATATGCGAAATACAGAGGACAGGCGCTTTCGAACGGTGTTGCACAGTGGCTGGGGATACGTTACGCTGCGCCCCCTCTTGGGTCGTTGCGTTTCTCTGCGCCGCAAGACCCTGAGAGAGTGTACGGGATTCAGGACGCGTCTCAG CATGGGCCCCTCTGTCTCGCGACTGATGAATACCCGATCCCAGCGGGCGTGTCTGAGGACTGTCTCTTCCTTGACGTTTACGCACCTGCACGGTTCAGAGGAGTAACGCCTAAACTCCTACCTGTATACGTCTTTATCCAGGGTGGCGGGTACAATATAGATGGAAACCCTTATTACAATGCGGCGGGCCTGCTTCACGCCTCTGATATGAACATCGTCGTTGTAACCTTCAATTATCGGGTCGGCCCGTATGGTTTTTTGGGCGGCTCTGAGATAAGCAAACACGGCGGCATAAATAGCGGTCTCAAGGATCAAATCAAGGTCCTCAAATGGGTTCAGAAGCATATCAGAAAG TTTGGGGGAGATCCAGACCATGTGGTGGTGGGCGGTGATAGTGCAGGCGCGGCTTCCGTAACCCTACTTCTCTCCGCGTATGGTGGCCGAGATGACGGCCTTTTCCATGCTACTATCGCCGAGTCGCCGAGTTTCGCGCCCATGTTCACCATAGATGAGTCGCAGTTTGCCTACGACAACCTAGTCTCCCGAACCGGCTGCAGCACGGCGATGGACACCCTCGCCTGTCTCCGAGGCCTCGATATCGCAACCCTCCAGCGCGAAAACATTGCCACGCCACTCCCTGGCGCACAAGAACCGCCCCTATTCTTTTACGGACCCATGGTTGACGGCGACCTTGTCCCTGACTACACGTACCGCATGTTCGAAGAAG CCTTCGTCCCTCCAAACCTCACCTCTATAGCAGCGGCAGATACCTTCCTCCAAGCACAGTTTCCCGCACTTAAACCTCAACACCTCTCTAGGATACACGATTACTATCTCCGAAATATCAACTCTAGCCAACTTTACCCTAACGCCACTCGTTACTGGCACCCAGTAAGCAACGCCTACGGTGAGCTCCGCTACAAATGCCCTGGCATTGCCATGTCCAAAATATACGACAAGGCCGGCGTCCCAAACTGGAACTACCATTACTCCGTTCTGGACCCGGCAGATCAAGCCTCAGGCAAAGGAGTCTGGCACGTTGTTGAACTTAACGCAATCTGGGGACCAGAAAATATGTGGTGGTCGGAGACTATCTCGAATCCACCGCCGGAGTCTTATTACACGTCTAATGCGCCCATAATTCCAGTCATGCAAGGTTACTGGACGAGTTTCATTAGGAGTTTTAATCCGAACACGTATCGTTACCCCGGGAGTCCGAAATGGGAGACCTGgagcggtggtggaagaagtggagaAGAGGGTTATCAGCGGCTTTTTATCCGGACGGGAGagacgaggatggaaagtGTGCCGGAGAACCAAAGGGAAAGGTGTGAGTACCTTATTTCGATTGGGGTGGATTTGACGCAGTGa
- a CDS encoding uncharacterized protein (COG:S;~EggNog:ENOG410PNMC) yields MTSQSQATIRLHITPLNPELLSLVLPPSVRSLATDVSFHNLPTFPENNYGYVTLPEMEAGKVKKKLNGSILKGRKFKVESARQQKRKSDEGEDQNIISSDKSSSGKKLKKRKAEDTVLEGYELPSDRKVKRGWTESSNDKTERRKKEKRSKDKQEKRSKTQLKSKYTEKEECLFQTKVPPNRSGSTDEKSKKQSKKSKASPDMVVHEFSQTTTHPTFLRSNDGGSILTSAFEDGKGWVDETGTLREPASENVRKDQYRPGQVIGHKEKPKYTTVKPNHNDIEPKRAESTESEDWTSSSGSTSELDTTDSEDDASVSSSSSRNSEGSSMDSPPKQQHQLSESDESEEEQQSGAEPEASFGEKYTSANIQQQPTGEVHPLEALFKKPADQKKPDSDPPAQFSFFGQDADSEEEGTGNIAPLTPFTKGDLQGRGTRSAAPTPDTSQVTRTINWNTPEDSDNIGEEYLVTDSPVPRSVASSKIDSDFAKWFWENRGDNNRAWKKRRRDAAKEHRQRENRRKGMKGKS; encoded by the coding sequence ATGACTTCCCAATCTCAAGCTACAATTCGCCTACATATTACGCCGTTGAACCCAGAGCTCCTTTCCCTCGTTCTGCCTCCCTCAGTCCGTTCCCTCGCAACGGACGTCTCCTTCCACAATCTCCCAACGTTCCCGGAGAACAATTACGGCTACGTGACATTACCCGAAATGGAGGCCGGcaaggtcaagaagaagttgaaTGGCTCCATCCTCAAGGGTCGGAAGTTTAAAGTAGAATCTGCCCGCCAGCAGAAACGGAAATCAGATGAGGGAGAAGACCAAAATATCATATCAAGTGACAAATCTTCCTCGGGCAAAAAGCTCAAGAAGCGAAAGGCTGAAGACACTGTCTTGGAAGGCTACGAGCTTCCGTCGGATCGCAAAGTCAAACGAGGCTGGACGGAGTCGTCAAATGATAAAACAGAACGGcgaaagaaggaaaagagatcCAAAGACAAACAGGAGAAGAGGTCCAAAACACAACTGAAGTCCAAGTATACTGAAAAAGAGGAGTGCTTATTCCAGACGAAGGTACCACCAAACAGGTCGGGGTCTACGGATGAAAAGTCAAAAAAGCAAtccaagaagagcaaagcgTCACCGGATATGGTTGTACATGAGTTTTCTCAAACCACGACTCATCCTACATTTTTGCGCTCGAATGACGGTGGTAGTATTCTAACGTCTGCATTTGAAGACGGTAAAGGTTGGGTGGATGAGACTGGAACCCTGAGGGAGCCGGCCAGCGAGAATGTCAGAAAGGATCAATACAGGCCAGGACAAGTTATAGGCCACAAGGAAAAGCCAAAGTATACCACAGTCAAACCCAATCACAACGATATAGAGCCCAAAAGGGCGGAATCGACGGAATCAGAAGATTGGACCTCATCCAGTGGGTCAACATCGGAATTAGATACCACGGATTCAGAGGACGATGCTTCCGTCTCATCTAGCTCGTCTAGAAACTCTGAAGGGTCTAGTATGGACTCGCCCCCaaagcaacagcaccaactcTCAGAATCCGATGAatcggaagaagaacaacagtCTGGGGCGGAACCAGAGGCATCGTTTGGAGAAAAATACACCTCAGCAaacatccagcagcagccgactGGAGAGGTTCACCCGCTAGAAGCGCTTTTCAAGAAACCAGCCGATCAGAAGAAACCCGACTCGGATCCGCCTGCTCAGTTCAGCTTCTTTGGACAAGATGCAGATTCCGAAGAGGAGGGTACGGGAAATATAGCACCTCTCACTCCATTCACCAAAGGGGATCTGCAAGGCCGTGGGACGCGGAGTGCAGCTCCCACGCCGGACACATCTCAAGTTACAAGGACCATTAACTGGAACACCCCCGAGGATTCCGATAACATTGGAGAGGAATATCTTGTGACCGACAGTCCAGTGCCCAGGTCAGTCGCTAGTTCCAAAATAGATTCAGACTTTGCCAAATGGTTTTGGGAGAATCGAGGAGATAACAATCGTGCTTGGAAAAAGAGGAGACGAGACGCCGCTAAAGAACATAGGCAGAGAGAAAACCGCCGGAAAGGAATGAAGGGGAAATCCTGA